From the genome of Proteus vulgaris, one region includes:
- a CDS encoding inovirus Gp2 family protein, with product MLINYPDESYNSSYLTIIRDVINDAINSLSRIIAIRVDLRFPYSSSDIPPNNKVMTRFIESLKAKLISDTRRKEKAWGRRLNNPLHYVWVREYGERNKQKHYHLLLLLNKDIYYTLGRYNESDNSLSSIIQSAWCSVLNINYPANASLVHFTEYGKYYLDGNSPSFKQDVNSLLMRVKYLAKHHTKDYSDAYRSIGYSL from the coding sequence ATGCTTATTAACTACCCTGACGAGAGTTACAATTCGTCTTACCTCACAATCATTCGCGATGTGATTAATGATGCGATAAATTCATTATCACGTATTATTGCTATTCGTGTTGATCTACGCTTTCCTTATTCCTCTAGTGATATTCCACCTAATAATAAAGTGATGACTCGCTTTATCGAATCACTCAAAGCAAAACTAATCAGTGATACGAGAAGAAAAGAGAAAGCTTGGGGTAGGCGACTCAATAATCCATTACATTATGTTTGGGTAAGAGAATACGGTGAAAGGAATAAACAAAAGCATTACCACCTTCTTTTATTGCTGAATAAAGACATCTATTACACATTAGGTCGATATAATGAAAGTGATAATAGCTTATCTTCCATTATTCAATCTGCTTGGTGTAGCGTACTTAATATTAATTACCCTGCTAATGCTTCTTTAGTCCATTTTACAGAGTACGGGAAATATTATTTAGATGGAAACTCACCTTCTTTTAAACAAGACGTAAATTCCCTTTTAATGCGAGTTAAATACTTAGCTAAACACCACACAAAAGACTATAGCGATGCTTATCGTTCGATTGGTTATAGCCTCTAA
- a CDS encoding DUF3944 domain-containing protein codes for MATYRIDADLSFIGQCSNEDLSLLLSVLTHDVKDGEKRWSETLTSTPEYQLFYPNHQKYWPAICAELQTYGANSVVSLFRGNKGVLYREILTDVCDKLAVNYATNSETETIELNLLLKVFEKSLDNMTQEELKTLAQELQLNLTNPTPQLVLIAMQAAIRTSGFAALELATLSAISVINALGGVATFGTLFVAQRALSFIAGPIGLALSSAWLLSDIAGPAYRVTVPACIIVAYLRQKHLSHD; via the coding sequence ATGGCAACTTATCGTATTGATGCAGATTTATCCTTTATTGGGCAATGCAGTAATGAAGACCTCTCGTTATTATTATCAGTATTAACGCATGATGTTAAAGACGGTGAAAAACGTTGGTCTGAAACCTTAACAAGCACGCCTGAATATCAACTCTTCTATCCTAATCACCAAAAATATTGGCCTGCTATTTGTGCTGAATTACAAACCTATGGTGCTAATAGCGTCGTCAGTTTATTTCGCGGTAATAAAGGCGTGCTATACCGTGAAATATTAACGGACGTCTGTGATAAGTTGGCGGTGAATTACGCCACAAACAGTGAAACAGAAACCATTGAATTAAATCTTTTATTAAAAGTCTTTGAAAAAAGCTTAGATAACATGACACAGGAGGAATTAAAAACACTGGCTCAAGAATTACAATTAAATCTCACCAATCCCACCCCGCAATTGGTGTTAATTGCCATGCAGGCCGCCATTAGAACATCCGGTTTTGCGGCCTTAGAACTTGCGACCTTATCCGCTATCAGCGTGATTAATGCCTTAGGCGGTGTAGCGACCTTTGGCACGCTGTTTGTGGCTCAACGCGCGCTGTCGTTTATTGCTGGGCCTATTGGTCTCGCTCTCAGTTCTGCTTGGCTACTGTCTGATATCGCAGGCCCCGCCTATCGTGTCACGGTACCGGCTTGCATTATTGTGGCTTATTTACGCCAAAAACACCTTTCTCACGACTAA